Part of the Nitrospirota bacterium genome, GGGAGCTCTGGATCGAGCCTACAAACCACTGCAACCTGCGCTGCGTTATGTGCCCGCACGGAAAAGGTCTGAATGTTCCAAAAGGTTACATGGACATGGGACTCTACTCTAAAATAATTAATGAACTTGAGTACCTCAAAGTCCAGCGGATTAATATCTTCCTGGGGGGAGAATCCCTCCTGCACAAGAAGTTGACGGAAATGATTATAATGGCAAAAGTTTCAGGGATACCAGTCAGGCTCCACACCAACGCAGCACTGCTTACCGAAGACATGGCCATAAGTCTCCTCGAAAGTAAAGGTCTTGAAGAGATATCTTTCAGCTTCGATGGCGAAGACCATGATTATTATGAACGGGTGAGGGTGAACGCTAATTTCGAGAAGACCCTCGCCAACATTAGGCGCTTCCTTGAACTCAAAAAACGTGGCGGCTTCAAGATTCCACGGGTTCTTATTCAGGTCATAAAAGAACGAACTGCGGACGGGAGTACACCAGCCATAACAGATAAATTCAAGACCCTTTTTGCAGGATT contains:
- a CDS encoding SPASM domain-containing protein, which codes for MRMITKYMMKYLGHKYKVAYRKRLIELPYSPRELWIEPTNHCNLRCVMCPHGKGLNVPKGYMDMGLYSKIINELEYLKVQRINIFLGGESLLHKKLTEMIIMAKVSGIPVRLHTNAALLTEDMAISLLESKGLEEISFSFDGEDHDYYERVRVNANFEKTLANIRRFLELKKRGGFKIPRVLIQVIKERTADGSTPAITDKFKTLFAGLPVDKFNPICFHNFGGTLEITSDVKYEVVKKQYKPCHQPWRSMSVAWDGEVVGCCLDMEKKLVLGDLRTQGVMDVWNGKPIQELRQALAEGRYRDIELCRECDQLWI